A region of the Streptococcus suis genome:
AGTCTGATCAAAATAAGCCATTCCCAACTTTTCCATTCTCCCAAAAGCATCCCTGCGAATATCCCTCACAATGCTATAGGAAACTTTTGCAAACCAGAGATTTCCAAAATACTGGAGCAGCATTTGAAGCAGATAGAGGGCGAAGTAGGCCGCTAGAATAGCCACCGCAGTCTCAGAAATAGTAGAAATGTAGTGGTCGATAAAATAAGAAGCCAGAAGGGGAATCAAACTGCGAACAACAGTCGTCAGCAGCAAAAAGCTGAGGGCAAGGACTGTCAGCAGTCGATAGGCTTTGAGATAGGACAAGAGTCGCCAAAAAACACTAGCTTGCTTGGTTTTAGAGAGCATCACTTTCCTCCTTTTCGAGTTGCTGCATCATATAGGTATCGTAATACCAGCCTTTTTCATCTAGTAATTCTTGGTGACGACCTCGTTCTACGATTTTCCCGTCTTCAAGGACCAGAATCAAATCGGCATGGACAATAGCTGACAGGCGATGGGCGGTAATAATGGTGGTCTTATCAAGGCGTTCTTGCTTGATGGTTTCGAGAATAGCGTGTTCTGTTTTAGCATCCACCGCTGAGAGCGAATCATCCAAGAGTAGAATATCTGTATTGAGAATCATGGCACGGGCCATAGCCAACCGTTGCTTTTGTCCGCCAGAAAGGGAAATCCCCTTCTCACCAACCATGGTATCAAAGCGATCGGGCATATCCCGAATATCCTCATAGACATGAACAGCCCGAGCGGCCTCTTCTACTTGGTCTAGTGAGAGGTCTGGATTGCCAAAGCGGATATTTTCAGCAATGCTGGTCGCAAAGAGGAATTGGTCTTGGGGTACATAGCCGATTAATCGTCGCAGGTCAGCTAGCTTGTAGTTCTTGATATTTTCCTGATTGAGCAAAATCTGTCCATTTGTCACATCGTATTCTCGCATCAGGAGCTTGAGCAGGCTTGTCTTCCCAGAGCCTGTTGGCCCCACAAGGCCAATTGTCTGCCCTTTTTTGATGTGAAACTGGATGTCTTGGAGGACTGGTATGTTATCATAAGCAAATTCGCTAATCTCATAGACAATCTCTCCATTGCTTGGTGCAGGCAGCGGTTGGTCTATTTCAACGACTTCTGAAGAAATGCTGAGAAGGGTCTGAATCCGATTGTAGGACACATCACCACGCTGGCTAATATTGACCAAAAAACCAATCGCCATAAGAGGCCAGATGAGGAGATCTAAATAGGTCATGAAGGTTACTAGTTGGCCCAGACTGACCTGACCTTGCGAGATGAAGTGAGAGCCGACCAGAAGGGTCAGTAGGTAGGACAGGCCAATGAAGAAGAGGACGGCAGGGTTGAACAGGGCATCGTACCGCATGGTTTTGATATTCTGCAAGAAGGCTGCTTGGTTGACTTCCTGAAAAGCCGCCGTTTCTTGTTCTTGGTAGCCAAAGGATTTGGTGACCTTTATACCAGAAACAGCTTCCTGTACCTTGTTGTTAAGCTCTGAAAAGGCTGCCTGTGAAGCCTTGAAATTTTCATGGGTACGACGGCCTAGAAAATTAGTAGTGAGAGTCATGAAGGGCAGGGGCAAGATTGCCACCAAGGTCATCTGCCAGGAAATACTCAAACTCATGGTGACCAGTGTGACCAAAGCAGTGACGGTGGCATCGACAAAGGACATGACGCCACCACCTGCTAGTCGGGTCAGGGCATTGATATCATTGGTTGCATGGGCCATTAAATCCCCAGTTCGATGTTGCTGAAAAAAGGATGGAGATAGGTGCATAAAGTGGTCAAACAGCCGAGCCCTCATGATTTTTCCTAGACGATAAGATGTTGCCAGGATGTTCATTCGCCAAAGATAGCGGAGGCCGTACATGGCCAAGGCTGACAAGATGAGCCCGGCTACCCCGAGTAGTAAGCGATGCTTAGTCAACTGTCCGCTGGCAATCTGGTCAATCAACTGCCCCATGATAGAAGCGGGAAGGAGATTGAGGAGGCTGACCAGGCAGAGTGATAAAACCCCAATCAGGTAGGCCTTTTTCTCAAGGGAAAAGAACCACCACAATTGTTTGATAATCTTCATAAGTATCCTTTCTGAACAAAAGAAAGGTTGGTAGCTTGTCGCCACCAACAAATAATAGAATTCGGTGACACTAGTGTATCACAGACTGGTAGAAATGGAAAGTTTGGAACTTATACTATTCAAAAAACAAAAACTAACCTATAATAGATTTATGAAACTTACTATCGAACAAACGAAAGAATTAAAAACTTATTTGAAAGATAAAACCTATTCTCCATTTCATAGACGACTTCAAGTTATCTTGTTCAGAGCAGAAGGTCTTAGCTATAAGGAAATCACTAACCTCATCGGCTATTCAAAGTATACAATCTGGTCCTTACAGCGCAAGTACGAACTTGAGGGGATTTCAGCTCTAGTAAGAGAAACGCGAGGTGGACGGAACCGTCAATATTTAACCCTTCAAGAAGAGGAAGCGTTTCTAAAAGAACAGTTAACAGCCTCACTAAATGGCGAATTTGTGACGATAAACTCTCTCTATGAAGCTTATCAGAAACGGGTTGGACACCCTACGACCAAGGAAGGATTCTATGCCATTCTTAAACGCCATGGTTGGCGCAAAGTGACGCCAAGACCAGAACACCCTAAAAAAGCAGACGCCGAAACGATTCTAGCGTCTAAAAATAAAATCTTCATTCACGAAAACAGGAAAGCGCTTCAAGAATAGTCGTCGCTATCATAAAGTCAGGCTAATGTATCAAGATGAGGCGGGTTTCGGTCGGATCAGTAAAATTGGGAAGGCCTGGGCACCAAAAGGGGTGAGACCGCATGTACATAGTCACTATATTCGTGAGTATCGCTATTGCTATGGTGCTGTTGATGCCCATACAGGAGAGTCCTTCTTCATTATCGCTGGGGGCTGTAATACAGATTGGATGAATGTTTTTCTCAAACAACTATCTGAAGCTTATCCTGACGATTATATTTTATTAGTGATGGACAATGCCGTTTGGCATAAATCAAGTACCTTAGAGAAACCACATAATATTGGTTTTGAGTTTATTCCTCCCTATACTCCTGAAATGAATCCAATTGAACAAGTTTGGGCTGAGATTCGAAAGAGAGGGTTTAAGAATAAAGCTTTTAAAACACTAGACGATGTGATAAACAAGCTTCAAGAAGTAATACGAGAGTTAGATTGGTCTATTTTAAAACCAATTGTTAGTAGACAATGGTTTAAAAACACTTGACTGGTTTGCTTTTGATTTTTGTTGAGTATTAAAAACTAGGTAATTCTAGCCGTGGCCGAATAGAAGAAACAGTTGGAGTTGTAAACACGTACGATACAGGTAGAAATCAAAAGATTTTTACCTTTTTCTGTATATTTATGATAAAATAAATGAAAATTTAGAAGAGGTGTTCAGATGAAAGCTATTGTTACAGTTGTCGGTAAGGATAAGTCAGGAATTGTTGCGGGTGTTGCGACTAAGGTTGCGGAGTTAGGGCTCAATATTGATGATATTTCCCAGACTGTTTTGGATGAGTATTTTACCATGATGGCGGTGGTGTCGTCGGATGAGAAGAAAGATTTCACCAAGCTTCGTGCAGAACTAGAAGCCTTTGGTCAAGGTTTGAACGTGAAAATCAACATTCAAAGTGCTGCCATTTTTGATGCTATGCACAACTTGTAAGGAGAGCAATCATGGATATTAGACAGGTTAGAGAAACCATTGAAATGATTGAGGAGCAGAATTTCGATATTCGGACCATCACCATGGGGATTTCCCTCTTGGACTGTATCGATGCGGATATTGAGAAGGCTGCTGAGAAAGTTTATACCAAGATTGTCACCAAGGCCAAGAACTTGGTAGCAGTCGGCGATGAGATTGCGGCAGAATTGGGCATTCCCATTGTCAACAAACGGGTATCGGTGACGCCTATTTCCTTGATTGGTGCGGCGACGGATGC
Encoded here:
- a CDS encoding multidrug ABC transporter permease/ATP-binding protein; the encoded protein is MKIIKQLWWFFSLEKKAYLIGVLSLCLVSLLNLLPASIMGQLIDQIASGQLTKHRLLLGVAGLILSALAMYGLRYLWRMNILATSYRLGKIMRARLFDHFMHLSPSFFQQHRTGDLMAHATNDINALTRLAGGGVMSFVDATVTALVTLVTMSLSISWQMTLVAILPLPFMTLTTNFLGRRTHENFKASQAAFSELNNKVQEAVSGIKVTKSFGYQEQETAAFQEVNQAAFLQNIKTMRYDALFNPAVLFFIGLSYLLTLLVGSHFISQGQVSLGQLVTFMTYLDLLIWPLMAIGFLVNISQRGDVSYNRIQTLLSISSEVVEIDQPLPAPSNGEIVYEISEFAYDNIPVLQDIQFHIKKGQTIGLVGPTGSGKTSLLKLLMREYDVTNGQILLNQENIKNYKLADLRRLIGYVPQDQFLFATSIAENIRFGNPDLSLDQVEEAARAVHVYEDIRDMPDRFDTMVGEKGISLSGGQKQRLAMARAMILNTDILLLDDSLSAVDAKTEHAILETIKQERLDKTTIITAHRLSAIVHADLILVLEDGKIVERGRHQELLDEKGWYYDTYMMQQLEKEESDAL
- a CDS encoding IS630 family transposase (programmed frameshift); amino-acid sequence: MKLTIEQTKELKTYLKDKTYSPFHRRLQVILFRAEGLSYKEITNLIGYSKYTIWSLQRKYELEGISALVRETRGGRNRQYLTLQEEEAFLKEQLTASLNGEFVTINSLYEAYQKRVGHPTTKEGFYAILKRHGWRKVTPRPEHPKKADAETILASKNKIFIHENRKKRFKNSRRYHKVRLMYQDEAGFGRISKIGKAWAPKGVRPHVHSHYIREYRYCYGAVDAHTGESFFIIAGGCNTDWMNVFLKQLSEAYPDDYILLVMDNAVWHKSSTLEKPHNIGFEFIPPYTPEMNPIEQVWAEIRKRGFKNKAFKTLDDVINKLQEVIRELDWSILKPIVSRQWFKNT
- a CDS encoding ACT domain-containing protein; this encodes MKAIVTVVGKDKSGIVAGVATKVAELGLNIDDISQTVLDEYFTMMAVVSSDEKKDFTKLRAELEAFGQGLNVKINIQSAAIFDAMHNL